TCCCAATTTAGGTGAAGCAGGCGATGTAAAAGAGGTTGCAGAAGGATATGCACGCAATTTCCTTTTGCCTAAAAAACTTGTTATCCCTTATAATGAATCAAGTGCAAAAGCAATAGAACATCAGAAGAAGCTTGTAAAAATAAAGAAAGAAAAACGCAAAAAAGAAGGGCAGAAACTTGTAGAAGCATTATCCAATGTTGCTCTGACAATTGGTGCTCAGGTTGGGGAAGAGGATAAATTGTTTGGTTCAGTTACTGCAATTGATATAGCCCAGAAGCTTTCACAGATGGGGTACTCTATCGATAAAAGAAAAATAGTGTTGCCTGAGCCAATAAAGAAGGCCGGGGAACATGAAGTAAAGATTAAATTGGATGAAGGGCTGTCTGCAACCATTAAGGTTACTGTGGTGAAGGAGTAACCGCATGCTTGATGCTGGCATGCCACCTCATGATGTTGAGGCCGAAGCTGCGTGCTTATCTTCTATATTATTAAGCAAAGATGCTTTATTAAAGGTTATTGAAATCCTCCAGGTGGAGGATTTCTACATTGATGCCCATAGAATGATTTATGAGGCTATCAGGGAATTAGAGATAAAAGCCATACCTATTGACCTTATTACAATCAAGCAACGGCTGATTGATAAAAAACAGTTTGAAAAAGCAGGTGGTGATCCTGCACTGGTTAATATATACCGTACAGTTTCCACTGCGGCTAATGCTGAGTTTTACGCTAACAGGGTAAAAGAGCTAAGCCTGCGGCGAAAACTCATAGAAACCTGTACCACTATAGCTGAAAAATCATACGATACTACGCTGGACACAAAAGTACTTCTTGATGATGCTGAAAAGGATATATTCCTCATTACCCAGCGCCGTATTACAAGCGATTTTGAAAGCTTAGCCAGTGTGTTGAAGCTGACTCTTGAAGATATAGGCCACATGTACGAAACAAAAAGGCCTGTTACCGGCATTGCAAGTGGATTTACTGATCTTGATGCCATGCTTACCGGTTTTCATGAATCTGAACTTATTATCATTGCTGCTCGTCCATCAATGGGGAAAACAGCACTTGCATTGAATATTGCCAATCATGTGGCATTGCGTGAAAAACAGCCTACACTATTCTTTTCACTTGAAATGCCTGCAACACAGCTTGCAACCCGAATATTGTGTATTGAATCAATGATTGATATGCAGCATGTACGAACCGGCCAGATAAGCAGCGAACAGTTGCGAAAGCTCATTGATGTTTCCGGCAGGCTGGAAAAATCCCCCATGTTCATAGATGACACACCAGGATTAAGTATTTTTGAACTCAGAGCAAAGGCACGGCGTTTTGCCCAGAAACAAAAGGTTGGACTTATAGTTGTTGATTATCTTCAGCTTATTGTGTCCAATAACAGGCTGGAACGCCATCAGCAGATAGCTGAAATCAGCAATGCCTTGAAGCAGCTTGCCCGTGAACTATCGGTTCCGGTTATTGCACTGTCCCAGTTATCACGTGCTGTGGAATCACGAACTGACCAGAAACCTCAGTTGTCTGACCTGCGTGAATCAGGAGCAATTGAACAGGATGCTGATGTTGTATTATTTATATACCGTGAAGAAAAAGTTAAAAAAGAAACTGAACGTATAGGCATAGCTGATATCATTGTGGCAAAACAGCGTAATGGTCCAACCGGAACAATTGAATTACGCTTCTGGGACAAGTATATGAAATTTGGGAATGTTGAAAAATTCCGTGAAGAATGATATGAATGGCACTGAGATAACAATACCACGAACGGTTATTCAATTTTTTGAATCAGTAGGCAAACATTCACTGTTTTTTACACAAACCGTGAAATGGATTTTTAAGCCACCTTTTGATGCAAAAAACATCTTAACTCAGATGCTTGAAATAGGGTACAAGTCCTTACCGGTAACCTGTATCACCCTTTTTTTCACTGGCATGGTCATGGCATTGCAGATAGGCAAGGCCATGGATTCACTTATGTCAGGCTCATCAGTATTTATTGGAAGCGCTGTGTCTATTGCAATGTTCAGAGAATTGTGTCCCGTGCTTACTGCTCTGCTTTTATCAGGAAGGGTTGGTTCAGCCATAGCTGCTGAAATTGGCACCATGCGTGTCACAGAGCAGATTGATGCACTCATCACACTTGATGCTAATCCCATTCAGTATCTATCGGTTCCGCGTTTTTTAGCCTGCTTGGTTATGACGCCGGTATTGGTTGTTGTTACGGATGTTGTTGGTTCATTGGGTGGTGCATTCATAGCCTACTTTAATTTAGGGATAACTATCGACAAATATATTGAAAATGTTTTTAACTATTTAGGTGTCATGGACTTTTTAACAGGGATTTTTAAATCTGTTTTTTTTGGCATTGAAATTGCCATTATTGCCTGCTATCAGGGGTTTAACACTTCTGGTGGGGCTGAAGGTGTGGGCAGGGCCACAATACGGGCTGTTGTTGCTTCATCCATGACCATACTTATTTCAGATTATTTTCTTACCTATCTTTTGCAATTTATTGAGTAGTGGAAACGTAGAGCTTATGAAATCGCTGAAAAAAAGAAAAGAGGAATTTATTTCATTTTTGCAAAAAAATAAGATTCCCAAAAGGGTGCTGGATGCATTTGCAGCAGTTAATCAACAGGATTTTTTTGATGAAATATATGAAGACAGGTTATATGGTCAACTGCCAATTCCGATAGGCAGAGGCGAAACAAGCGATGAACCGCTTGCACTTGCTCGCATGATTCAGTATTGTGGCATAAAAAAAGATTTCCATGTTCTTGAGATTGGTACTGGTTCAGGCTATTCAACTGCAGTGATAGCGCAGCTTGCAAAATCAGTAACCACCATTGAAATAGATGAAGAACTTGCTGTACGTGCAAAGCAACGCTTTAAAAAAATAGGATTGTCAAATATTCGTATTTTTCATGGCGATGGCACAGATGTTGATGAATCGGTAGGTTTTTTTGATGCAATACTAGTACTGGCAGGTTGCAAAAAACGACCATTGCTGTTACTTCATGTTGCTAAACCTGATAGCATGATAGTATTCCCCATGGGTCCTGCGCATCAACAACAGATAGCACTGATGCTTAATCACAGGGATGATAATGTTGAAGGGCTGTATCCAGTTGTTTTCAAAGAGTTTTGCAGTTTCATGCCCATCATTGGTATTTATGGATGAGTTTTATATATCTGATTTCTTTTTTTTATCAGGATCTTCATCAGGTTTATAGCAGTAGCGACAGCCATAAATTAATATCTTTGTGCTATCCTTTACAATCTTTGAGGCATATAATGCTTCATACTTGCTGAGTTTTGATCCACATACCGGGCATGTCCTTTCTTTTAAATGGATGGGTTCATCACGTTGTGGCATGACTTGTATCTTTTCTGGTATTGTTTTTTGCGGTTGTTTTTTGTCAGGCTTTGGTCGTTCTTTTATATGATGATACAGGGAAAGAAGATATAAAAAAACTGCAATGCCTGTACCAAATGAAAGAATATAGAGAATAGTTTCAATCATCGTTGTGCCCGTCTTGTTATAAAGTTAACCATAATTGTTTCTTCATAAGGCGGCTTAAGAGTGTAATCCCCAACAATATCAACTACTGTAAGACCACATTGTTCAATAAGAGGTAGTATTTCATCAATTGTATATAAGCGCTGAAGATGTTCTTCTTTCAGGGTAGTGTTATGCATGGTAAATGTCAACTTTGAGTATAATATTTTTGAATGAGCATCATATTCATTGTACCACTGAATATCGGTGCCTTTAATTTGAAATGTTAATAGCTTATTGTGAAAATTTTTTTTGATATTATACTCTGTGGTAAGGTCAAACAAAAAGATGCTGTCGTTGTTCATGCAGCTATGTACGCAGTGTAATGCGCTGGAAAAATCATCATAATCAAGGAGATAGTTGAATGTATCATGTACAGAAAAAATAAAATCAATGGTTTTTGACAATGCAAACTTTGTAATATCACCGCAAAAAATGTGATAATTTTTATAGGCGCGCACTTTTGCTATTTTTAACATTTCAAGTGATTTATCCATGCCATATATCTCGTAATCATCCATTGAAAACTTTGGCCCAAATTTTCCGGTACCACATCCAAGCTCAAGAACCGTTCGTGGATTATTAATATACCTGCACATTATCATTCTAAGGTAATGATACCAGTTGGCATAATCAACGTGTTTAAGCATATAGTCGTAGTAGGGTGCAAGGTAATGATATGGTTTCATTGTATTTTTCTATTCAACCGATTAATTCTATGGGTAAAACGTGCGGTGTAGTGTTCAATGAGCTTTTGGTTGTCTGAAAGCTTTTTCATATGAGCTATCGCCCAATTACAGTAGTTTAGTGCTTTGTGATAATCTTTGATACGATGTTCATAGTGTTTTGCCAATTCCTCAAGTGAAAAGAGATTGATATTCTTTTCCCAGAATGTAAGTGCCTGCTCAATGTGGCCAGAGCGTTTTAATGCTGTGGAATACTTCTTAAACAAGGAGTGGTCGTTGTCAAGTAATGCATGGCCAGCATATTCAATGAGTTCAATGAACAATTGAATGTTTCGCGAATACAGATGCTTTGCAATATTTTTATACAGGTGTGTTGGTACCTGGTCAAACTGTTTTGTGTGAATGAGTTCATACAGTGAGTTGAAAAAAACAAGAAGATGAACCATAGATGTTATATCAATGCGATTATGTTCAATGACTGCGGTAAGGCGTGAGTCACAGCCGGTTTGCTGATAGGTAAAGTACACATCGGGGATCTGGTAGCCTGGTATATCGTCAGTCCTGGTAATCCCAAGCAGAAGCTCTTCAAGTGATTTTAATGAACAGCTTGCGTAAATTGATTTAAAGATTGAGCGTGCGGGTTTGAGTAAATCAATGACGGGCATGGAAACAGGAAAGCCCTGAATGCGGTTAATCCTGTAGCGCGTTTTTATAATGGGTATATCAAAGGTTTTGCCATTGAAAGTTACAATTGCCTTAAATTTGTTTAAACGTTCAGCACAGTGAAAAAGTACAGCAGGCTCTTCACCATACTGACGCATGAAAATCTGTTCAACCGTGAATGTATTGTCACTGAAATATCCTAAGCCAATTAAAAATGCATAATTACCTGTTCCACTGGTGAGTGAGGTTGTTTCTATATCAAAAAAAACACACTGATCAAGTGTGACACGTTCCATGCGATGCATTGCACAGTAGGCTGCAATGTCATTAGTGGTATCATCGATGTGTAACGATGCAATTGGGTAGTGCTGTACAAACGTAATAGTTTGGCCAAATGGTGTGGCAATAGTTTCCCCGCCTGCTTCTTGTATCCAGGAACTATCGGTTACAGGATTACATGAGTCAGTGTAGTATATGTTGAGTTTGTCCTTCAGATTCATGGTGTAAGTTTTTTAGTAGTGTTATTACTTTTTCTTTGATGCCTTCTTTGGTGATCATAGGGCCAATGCAGGCAGGGCAGCCATGAGTACAGGTACACGCGGCTATTGCATCCTGTGCTGCTTGCGCTATCAGCCCAAATATATGATAAATCCTCTGGGATATGCCTACACCTCCAGGAATAGCATCATATATAAAGATTGTTGGCTGATTGGTGAAGTGTGAACGATTTTCAAACACAACGCGTATATCAGCATAATCAGACAGTGTATACAGTGGCGCAATGTTACGTAAAATGTATGATAAACCTAAGAATACTTCGCCAGCTTCTTCGCGTTCCATTGTACCAATCACTTTATCAGTGAAACTACACCACATTGCTGTTGAATGCATTTCCAGCTCAGGGAGGTTAATCTTCCCCCAGCCAACATTTTCGTGGGTTCCAAATTTTATCTTTTTAAACATGATGGCTTTGGTGCGAACGTTCACCTCGCCCAGGCTCAAAGTTGCAATTGACAGCGCTTTTGATTCAAATTCTTCTAGTACATGAATATCGGTCTTTTCTTCAGCATCGGTGTAGTAATCGGATTCCACCTCATGGCAATAGGCAATCCTGCGTTCCCAATCTAATTTGTCAATATAGTACTGCTGGCCCTGATGAAGATAGATAGCATCATCGTGTATCATGGTTGGTGCTGAAGGGAGGTCAATTTCACCAATGACCTGCGCATGATTGTCTTTATGAACTATCACCACATTATCATGTGAAGCGCTGCGCAATGATATGTCATTTGCAGGATAGATATCACTCATCCAGTGAAACTTGCCTGCAGATTCTTTTAAGATATTCTTTTGCGCTAAGTACTCAAGCATCTCACGAGTGGTGCTATGCTGCGGTGTGAACAGCTCATCAATACCAAAGGGAATTTCAAATGCTGCACATTTGATGTGGTCCATGAGGATGAGCAGGTTGTCAGGATTAATGTTTGCCATCTCAGGATTGTTTTCAAACACAAAGTGTGGATTGCTTGCAATGTACTGATCAAGCGGTGAGCTTGTGGCAACCATTATTGCAAGAGAATCGGTTCCCCGCCTGCCAGCACGTCCTGATTGCTGCTGCAGTGAAGCTATAGAGCCAGGATAGCCCATCGAGATGGCACAATCCAGCATGCCAATGTCAATACCTAACTCGAGCGCATTGGTTGATACAACAGCGTTTATCTTTTTTTCACGCAAA
The nucleotide sequence above comes from Spirochaetota bacterium. Encoded proteins:
- the dnaB gene encoding replicative DNA helicase — encoded protein: MLDAGMPPHDVEAEAACLSSILLSKDALLKVIEILQVEDFYIDAHRMIYEAIRELEIKAIPIDLITIKQRLIDKKQFEKAGGDPALVNIYRTVSTAANAEFYANRVKELSLRRKLIETCTTIAEKSYDTTLDTKVLLDDAEKDIFLITQRRITSDFESLASVLKLTLEDIGHMYETKRPVTGIASGFTDLDAMLTGFHESELIIIAARPSMGKTALALNIANHVALREKQPTLFFSLEMPATQLATRILCIESMIDMQHVRTGQISSEQLRKLIDVSGRLEKSPMFIDDTPGLSIFELRAKARRFAQKQKVGLIVVDYLQLIVSNNRLERHQQIAEISNALKQLARELSVPVIALSQLSRAVESRTDQKPQLSDLRESGAIEQDADVVLFIYREEKVKKETERIGIADIIVAKQRNGPTGTIELRFWDKYMKFGNVEKFREE
- a CDS encoding protein-L-isoaspartate O-methyltransferase — encoded protein: MKSLKKRKEEFISFLQKNKIPKRVLDAFAAVNQQDFFDEIYEDRLYGQLPIPIGRGETSDEPLALARMIQYCGIKKDFHVLEIGTGSGYSTAVIAQLAKSVTTIEIDEELAVRAKQRFKKIGLSNIRIFHGDGTDVDESVGFFDAILVLAGCKKRPLLLLHVAKPDSMIVFPMGPAHQQQIALMLNHRDDNVEGLYPVVFKEFCSFMPIIGIYG
- a CDS encoding DEAD/DEAH box helicase; the protein is MTIEQLIEYLKNYEPFMKQVAAWYTVPAKEAHYAPYPDDIDERIRNVYMQRGIENLYSHQRSAYDAVQRKENIVVVTPTASGKTLCYNLPVLNFMAKYPDARALYLFPTKALSQDQLSELQEIMKITGLSIKTYTFDGDTPQSARKAIRTAGNIVITNPDMLHSGILPHHTIWVKLFENLQYVVVDEIHTYKGVFGSHFANLIRRLKRICSFYGSHPQFICCSATIANPQELAEKLFEMPFAVIDNNGAPRGKKHFIIYNPPVVDKALGIRASAVKEAAKVGALCVKNNISTIVFCRSRLRVEIIATYLKEQCKGFSVAAYRGGYLPNERRSIEKGLREKKINAVVSTNALELGIDIGMLDCAISMGYPGSIASLQQQSGRAGRRGTDSLAIMVATSSPLDQYIASNPHFVFENNPEMANINPDNLLILMDHIKCAAFEIPFGIDELFTPQHSTTREMLEYLAQKNILKESAGKFHWMSDIYPANDISLRSASHDNVVIVHKDNHAQVIGEIDLPSAPTMIHDDAIYLHQGQQYYIDKLDWERRIAYCHEVESDYYTDAEEKTDIHVLEEFESKALSIATLSLGEVNVRTKAIMFKKIKFGTHENVGWGKINLPELEMHSTAMWCSFTDKVIGTMEREEAGEVFLGLSYILRNIAPLYTLSDYADIRVVFENRSHFTNQPTIFIYDAIPGGVGISQRIYHIFGLIAQAAQDAIAACTCTHGCPACIGPMITKEGIKEKVITLLKNLHHESEGQTQHILH
- the rplI gene encoding 50S ribosomal protein L9; translated protein: MKVILQKDIPNLGEAGDVKEVAEGYARNFLLPKKLVIPYNESSAKAIEHQKKLVKIKKEKRKKEGQKLVEALSNVALTIGAQVGEEDKLFGSVTAIDIAQKLSQMGYSIDKRKIVLPEPIKKAGEHEVKIKLDEGLSATIKVTVVKE
- a CDS encoding class I SAM-dependent methyltransferase, translating into MKPYHYLAPYYDYMLKHVDYANWYHYLRMIMCRYINNPRTVLELGCGTGKFGPKFSMDDYEIYGMDKSLEMLKIAKVRAYKNYHIFCGDITKFALSKTIDFIFSVHDTFNYLLDYDDFSSALHCVHSCMNNDSIFLFDLTTEYNIKKNFHNKLLTFQIKGTDIQWYNEYDAHSKILYSKLTFTMHNTTLKEEHLQRLYTIDEILPLIEQCGLTVVDIVGDYTLKPPYEETIMVNFITRRAQR
- a CDS encoding ABC transporter permease: MNGTEITIPRTVIQFFESVGKHSLFFTQTVKWIFKPPFDAKNILTQMLEIGYKSLPVTCITLFFTGMVMALQIGKAMDSLMSGSSVFIGSAVSIAMFRELCPVLTALLLSGRVGSAIAAEIGTMRVTEQIDALITLDANPIQYLSVPRFLACLVMTPVLVVVTDVVGSLGGAFIAYFNLGITIDKYIENVFNYLGVMDFLTGIFKSVFFGIEIAIIACYQGFNTSGGAEGVGRATIRAVVASSMTILISDYFLTYLLQFIE
- a CDS encoding ribonuclease H-like domain-containing protein is translated as MNLKDKLNIYYTDSCNPVTDSSWIQEAGGETIATPFGQTITFVQHYPIASLHIDDTTNDIAAYCAMHRMERVTLDQCVFFDIETTSLTSGTGNYAFLIGLGYFSDNTFTVEQIFMRQYGEEPAVLFHCAERLNKFKAIVTFNGKTFDIPIIKTRYRINRIQGFPVSMPVIDLLKPARSIFKSIYASCSLKSLEELLLGITRTDDIPGYQIPDVYFTYQQTGCDSRLTAVIEHNRIDITSMVHLLVFFNSLYELIHTKQFDQVPTHLYKNIAKHLYSRNIQLFIELIEYAGHALLDNDHSLFKKYSTALKRSGHIEQALTFWEKNINLFSLEELAKHYEHRIKDYHKALNYCNWAIAHMKKLSDNQKLIEHYTARFTHRINRLNRKIQ